Proteins from one Gossypium raimondii isolate GPD5lz chromosome 8, ASM2569854v1, whole genome shotgun sequence genomic window:
- the LOC105792686 gene encoding feruloyl CoA ortho-hydroxylase F6H1-3 has product MAPSLSEPFSDSSVLIDFVINQGNGVKGLSEMGLKALPKQYIQPLEERMCMTNVQAQESIPIIDMSNPNDPEVEKSICEAASKWGFFQIVNHDVPVEVLENVKDATYKFFGLAAEVKNKYSKEHSLSNNVRFGTSFTPQAEKALEWKDYLSLFYVSEEEAFALWPSVCREQVLDYTRKSEVVIKQLLKVLMKGLNVNEIDETKESLLMGSMRTNLNYYPKCPNPELTVGVGRHSDVSTLTILLQDEIGGLFVRGNDGDNWIHVPPIKGSLVINVGDALQIMSNGKYKSVEHRVVANGSNNRISVPIFVNPRPSDMIGPLPELIENGEKPIYKQVLYSDYVKHFFRKAHDGKKTVAFAEL; this is encoded by the exons ATGGCTCCATCACTTTCCGAACCATTCAGCGATTCCTCGGTTCTTATTGATTTCGTTATTAACCAAGGGAATGGAGTGAAGGGTTTATCTGAAATGGGTCTCAAAGCTCTTCCAAAACAATACATCCAGCCTTTGGAAGAAAGGATGTGCATGACCAACGTTCAAGCTCAAGAATCAATCCCCATCATCGACATGTCAAATCCAAATGACCCCGAAGTGGAGAAGTCGATCTGCGAAGCGGCTTCGAAATGGGGGTTCTTTCAGATTGTTAACCACGATGTACCGGTTGAAGTTCTGGAGAATGTTAAAGATGCTACTTACAAGTTCTTTGGGTTAGCAGCTGAGGTTAAGAATAAGTACTCTAAGGAACATTCGTTGTCAAACAATGTTAGGTTCGGCACGAGTTTTACACCTCAAGCTGAAAAGGCACTTGAATGGAAAGATTACCTTAGCTTGTTTTATGTCTCTGAAGAGGAAGCTTTTGCACTATGGCCTTCCGTTTGcag GGAGCAAGTGTTGGATTATACGAGGAAGTCCGAAGTTGTAATTAAACAGTTATTAAAAGTGCTAATGAAGGGTCTAAATGTGAATGAGATTGATGAAACCAAGGAATCCTTGTTGATGGGTTCGATGAGGACTAACCTTAACTATTATCCTAAATGTCCTAACCCCGAACTCACTGTTGGAGTTGGTCGACACTCTGATGTTTCGACCCTTACAATTCTCCTTCAAGATGAAATCGGTGGACTTTTTGTTAGAGGAAATGACGGAGATAATTGGATCCATGTTCCTCCAATCAAGGGTTCTCTTGTGATCAACGTCGGAGATGCATTGCAGATAATGAGCAATGGAAAGTACAAGAGTGTGGAACATCGTGTGGTTGCCAATGGAAGCAATAACAGAATTTCCGTCCCTATTTTCGTAAACCCAAGACCTAGTGATATGATCGGACCATTGCCTGAATTAATCGAAAATGGTGAGAAGCCGATTTATAAACAAGTTCTTTATTCAGATTACGTCAAACATTTTTTCCGTAAAGCACATGACGGGAAGAAAACAGTTGCGTTTgctgaattataa